In a genomic window of Glycine max cultivar Williams 82 chromosome 13, Glycine_max_v4.0, whole genome shotgun sequence:
- the LOC100781012 gene encoding putative disease resistance RPP13-like protein 1 — protein MAEALVGGALLSAFLQVAFDRLASRQVVDFFRGRKLNEKLLKKLKVKLLSINAVVDDAEQKQFENSYVKAWLDEVKDAVFDAEDLLDEIDLEFSKCELEAESRAGTRKVRNFDMEIESRMKQVLDDLEFLVSQKGDLGLKEGSGVGVGLGSKVSQKLPSTSLVVESDIYGRDEDKEMIFNWLTSDNEYHNQLSILSVVGMGGVGKTTLAQHVYNDPRIEGKFDIKAWVCVSDDFDVLTVTRAILEAVIDSTDNSRGLEMVHRRLKENLIGKRFLLVLDDVWNEKREKWEAVQTPLTYGARGSRILVTTRTTKVASTVRSNKELHLEQLQEDHCWKVFAKHAFQDDNPRLNVELKEIGIMIVEKCKGLPLALKTIGSLLYTKVSASEWKNVFLSKIWDLPKEDNEIIPALLLSYHHLPSHLKRCFAYCALFSKDHEFDKDDLIMLWMAENFLQFPQQSKRPEEVGEQYFNDLLSRSFFQESRRYGRRFIMHDLVNDLAKYVCGNICFRLEVEEEKRIPNATRHFSFVINHIQYFDGFGSLYDAKRLRTFMPTSGRVVFLSDWHCKISIHELFCKFRFLRVLSLSQCSGLTEVPESLGNLKHLHSLDLSSTDIKHLPDSTCLLYNLQTLKLNYCYNLEELPLNLHKLTNLRCLEFVFTKVRKVPIHLGKLKNLQVLSSFYVGKSKESSIQQLGELNLHRKLSIGELQNIVNPSDALAADFKNKTHLVELELNWNWNPNQIPDDPRKDREVLENLQPSKHLEKLSIKNYGGTQFPSWFLNNSLLNVVSLRLDCCKYCLCLPPLGHLPFLKCLLIIGLDGIVNIDANFYGSSSSSFTSLETLHFSNMKEWEEWECKAETSVFPNLQHLSIEQCPKLIGHLPEQLLHLKTLFIHDCNQLVGSAPKAVEICVLDLQDCGKLQFDYHSATLEQLVINGHHMEASALESIEHIISNTSLDSLRIDSCPNMNIPMSSCHNFLGTLEIDSGCDSIISFPLDFFPNLRSLNLRCCRNLQMISQEHTHNHLKDLKIVGCLQFESFPSKGLSAPFLEIFCIEGLKNLKFLSECMHILLPSLYRLSIHDCPQVEFIFNAGLPSNLNYMHLSNCSKLIASLIGSLGANTSLETLHIGKVDVESFPDEGLLPLSLTSLWIYKCPYLKKMNYKDVCHLSSLKELILEDCPNLQCLPEEGLPKFISTLIILGNCPLLKQRCQKPEGEDWGKIAHIKDVKVW, from the coding sequence ATGGCAGAAGCATTGGTTGGCGGTGCTCTTCTTTCTGCTTTCCTTCAGGTTGCATTTGACAGGTTGGCTTCACGCCAAGTGGTGGACTTCTTTCGCGGAAGAAAGCTCAATGAAAAGCTGCTGAAGAAGCTGAAGGTGAAGCTTCTGTCCATAAATGCTGTGGTTGATGATGCAGAACAAAAGCAGTTTGAGAATTCATATGTGAAAGCATGGCTTGATGAGGTCAAAGATGCTGTGTTTGATGCAGAGGATCTGTTGGATGAAATAGACTTAGAATTCTCCAAATGCGAGTTGGAAGCCGAATCCCGGGCCGGTACTAGAAAGGTACGAAATTTTGACATGGAAATTGAATCAAGGATGAAACAAGTCCTTGATGACTTGGAATTTCTTGTAAGTCAGAAGGGTGATTTAGGTTTGAAAGAGGGCAGTGGTGTTGGTGTGGGATTGGGTAGTAAAGTGTCACAGAAATTGCCATCAACATCTTTGGTGGTTGAAAGTGATATTTATGGCAGAGATGAGGACAAAGAAATGATCTTTAATTGGCTCACATCTGACAATGAATATCATAACCAGCTATCAATACTTTCTGTTGTGGGCATGGGCGGGGTGGGTAAGACTACGCTTGCCCAACATGTATACAATGACCCTAGGATAGAGGGTAAATTTGATATCAAAGCTTGGGTTTGTGTTTCGGatgattttgatgttttgacAGTAACAAGAGCAATTCTTGAGGCGGTCATTGACTCAACTGATAATAGTAGAGGCCTAGAAATGGTTCATCGACGGTTGAAAGAAAATTTGATAGGCAAGAGATTTCTTCTCGTTTTGGATGACGTTTGGAATGAAAAACGAGAAAAGTGGGAAGCTGTGCAAACTCCTCTTACTTACGGGGCCAGGGGAAGTAGAATTCTTGTCACGACGCGCACTACGAAAGTTGCTTCTACCGTGCGATCAAATAAAGAACTTCACTTGGAGCAATTGCAAGAAGATCATTGCTGGAAAGTTTTTGCTAAGCATGCATTCCAAGATGATAATCCTCGGTTGAATGTTGAGTTGAAGGAGATTGGTATAATGATAGTTGAAAAGTGTAAAGGATTGCCGCTTGCCTTGAAAACAATTGGAAGTCTTTTATACACAAAGGTATCTGCCTCAGAATGGAAAAATGTATTTCTAAGCAAGATATGGGACTTACCCAAAGAAGATAATGAAATTATCCCTGCTTTATTATTGAGCTATCACCACCTTCCTTCTCATCTAAAGAGATGCTTTGCTTATTGTGCCTTGTTCTCCAAAGATCATGAGTTTGACAAGGACgatttaattatgttatggATGGCTGAAAATTTTCTACAATTCCCTCAACAGAGTAAGCGTCCAGAAGAAGTTGGTGAACAGTACTTTAATGATTTATTGTCGAGATCCTTCTTTCAAGAATCAAGGAGATATGGAAGGCGCTTTATCATGCATGACCTTGTAAATGATTTGGCTAAATATGTTTGTGGGAACATCTGTTTCAGGTTGgaagttgaagaagaaaaaagaataccaAATGCAACTCGTCATTTTTCATTTGTAATCAATCACATTCAATATTTTGATGGGTTTGGGAGTTTATATGATGCTAAAAGGTTACGTACTTTTATGCCAACAAGTGGGAGAGTGGTTTTTCTTAGTGATTGGCATTGTAAGATATCGATACATGAGTTGTTCTGCAAGTTTAGGTTTTTACGTGTGTTATCTTTGTCTCAATGTTCTGGCCTTACTGAGGTGCCCGAGTCTTTAGGCAATCTTAAGCATCTCCATTCATTAGACCTTTCTAGTACTGACATAAAACACCTACCGGATTCAACATGTTTGCTCTATAACTTGCAAACACTGAAGCTTAATTATTGTTACAATTTGGAGGAGCTTCCTTTGAATTTACATAAACTCACCAATTTGCGTTGCCTTGAATTTGTGTTTACTAAAGTGAGAAAGGTGCCAATTCATTTGGGAAAACTGAAAAATCTTCAAGTATTGAGTTCGTTTTATGTTGGCAAAAGTAAGGAGTCCAGTATACAGCAACTTGGAGAACTCAATCTTCATAGGAAGCTATCGATTGGGGAGCTGCAAAATATTGTGAATCCATCAGATGCATTAGCAgcagattttaaaaataaaacacatctTGTGGAGCTAGAGTTAAATTGGAACTGGAATCCGAACCAGATCCCTGATGATCCAAGGAAAGACAGGGAAGTACTCGAGAATCTACAACCTTCTAAACACTTGGAGAAGTTGTCAATTAAGAACTATGGGGGTACACAATTTCCAAGTTGGTTTTTGAATAATTCATTGTTGAATGTAGTTTCCTTAAGATTGGACTGCTGTAAATATTGCCTATGTTTGCCTCCACTTGGACATTTGCCATTTCTCAAGTGTCTGTTGATTATAGGGCTTGATGGGATAGTGAATATTGATGCTAATTTTTATGGGAGTAGCTCTTCTTCATTTACATCCTTGGAAACATTGCACTTCTCCAACATGAAGGAATGGGAAGAATGGGAATGTAAAGCTGAGACAAGTGTCTTTCCAAACCTTCAACATCTTTCTATAGAGCAATGTCCCAAGCTGATAGGGCATCTACCAGAACAACTTCTTCATTTAAAAACACTATTTATTCATGACTGCAACCAACTTGTGGGTTCTGCTCCTAAGGCTGTAGAAATTTGTGTATTAGATCTACAAGACTGTGGAAAGCTGCAATTTGATTATCATTCGGCTACTTTGGAACAGCTTGTTATTAATGGTCACCACATGGAAGCATCAGCACTAGAAAGTATTGAGCACATCATATCTAATACTTCTCTTGATTCCTTGCGCATTGATTCTTGTCCGAATATGAATATTCCCATGAGCAGTTGCCACAATTTCCTTGGAACTTTGGAGATTGATAGTGGATGTGACTCTATAATTAGTTTTCCTCTAGATTTCTTCCCAAATCTCCGTTCACTTAATCTCAGGTGTTGTCGTAATCTACAAATGATTTCACAGGAGCACACTCATAATCATCTCAAGGATCTGAAAATTGTTGGGTGCCTTCAATTTGAATCATTTCCCAGCAAAGGATTATCTGCACCATTTCTAGAGATCTTTTGTattgaaggattgaagaatttgaaatttttgtctGAATGCATGCATATCCTCCTTCCATCTCTTTATAGGCTATCGATACACGATTGTCCACAAGTTGAGTTTATCTTCAATGCAGGTTTGCCATCAAATCTAAATTACATGCATCTCTCAAATTGCTCAAAACTCATTGCTTCACTAATAGGGTCTTTAGGAGCCAACACCTCTCTAGAAACCTTGCATATTGGAAAAGTGGATGTGGAGTCTTTTCCTGATGAGGGGTTGTTGCCACTCTCTCTTACTTCTCTATGGATCTATAAGTGTccatatcttaaaaaaatgaactacAAGGATGTTTGCCACCTCTCCTCTCTCAAGGAATTGATTCTTGAAGACTGTCCCAACCTCCAATGCTTACCAGAGGAGGGTCTACCCAAATTCATTTCAACTCTTATAATTTTGGGCAATTGTCCATTGCTCAAACAGCGTTGCCAGAAACCAGAAGGTGAAGACTGGGGAAAGATTGCTCACATTAAAGATGTGAAGGTTTGGTAA
- the LOC100781554 gene encoding disease resistance protein ADR2 → MVTFNLSVEPKPFTNDVVIISDKDTRWGFGGTLLKAFQLCGFRAVLVGAGNELGRKEIEESMVVIPVFSMDLVSSPDHLEELATVVDEKRMCQMFLPFLYKLELKDVRYLMGGKLFEKFYEVLTKVTDLTGFRFGDGVTYEYQCVEKIVQVSAKHAASTIGVIPRVTEAMLLLSPESDNGVNVVGVVGPGKETITRKVYEVIAPSFPAHCFLPDVGEKIREHGPEYLQNMLGPYMLGNSQEGVPFIRHEKVLAVLDCIDSLDSLKAALGLTPRFAPGSQVFIIAPDITLLENNGIEKVYEVKGLDKTSAYQVLCLEAFSSMNMSFKYMDIISRAETCADGNPCALKAIGSSFRGKTIAECEIALDEYKRIHYSELIESMIGENNWIPSFGDISEEYTEYDMPDVELASDDGSGMGNFLGSSTLLSQANMQDVEAA, encoded by the exons ATGGTAACCTTCAATCTTTCCGTCGAGCCGAAACCCTTCACCAATGACGTGGTGATCATCTCCGATAAAGACACCCGGTGGGGTTTTGGGGGCACTCTCCTCAAAGCTTTTCAACTGTGTGGTTTCCGTGCAGTCTTAGTCGGGGCTGGTAATGAGCTAGGAAGAAAGGAAATTGAAGAATCCATGGTTGTTATTCCTGTCTTCTCCATGGACCTTGTATCCTCTCCAGATCACTTGGAGGAACTTGCCACGGTGGTTGATGAGAAGAGGATGTGTCAAATGTTTCTGCCTTTTCTTTACAAGCTGGAACTCAAAGATGTGCGATATCTGATGGGTGGAAAACTGTTTGAGAAATTTTACGAGGTTCTGACTAAAGTGACTGATTTGACTGGCTTTCGTTTCGG GGATGGAGTTACATATGAATACCAGTGTGTCGAAAAGATTGTTCAAGTGAGCGCTAAACACGCTGCTTCCACGATTGGAGTAATTCCTCGAGTGACGGAAGCGATGTTGCTTTTGTCTCCCGAATCTGACAATGGAGTCAACGTGGTTGGAGTTGTTGGACCAGGAAAGGAAACAATAACTCGTAAGGTTTATGAGGTAATTGCCCCAAGTTTTCCTGCTCATTGCTTTCTTCCTGATGTGGGAGAAAAAATTAGGGAACATGGGCCGGAATATCTCCAAAACATGCTTGGGCCTTATATGCTTGGAAATTCCCAGGAAGGAGTGCCATTTATAAGGCATGAGAAGGTTCTTGCAGTTTTGGATTGCATTGACTCTCTGGATTCGTTGAAAGCTGCTCTTGGACTTACTCCTCGCTTTGCTCCTGGAAGTCAAGTCTTCATTATAGCTCCAGATATAACTTTGCTTGAAAATAATGGAATTGAAAAGGTATATGAAGTAAAGGGGTTAGACAAGACATCGGCTTATCAAGTGCTTTGCCTAGAGGCTTTCAGTTCCATGAATATGAGTTTCAAATACATGGACATCATAAGCCGTGCTGAAACTTGTGCTGATGGCAATCCTTGTGCTTTGAAAGCTATTGGTTCCAGTTTTCGTGGAAAAACAATAGCGGAATGCGAGATTGCATTAGATGAATATAAAAGAATTCATTATTCTGAATTGATAGAGAGCATGATTGGAGAAAACAATTGGATCCCATCGTTCGGGGATATTTCAGAAGAGTATACG GAGTATGACATGCCAGATGTCGAACTAGCCTCAGATGATGGAAGCGGGATGGGGAATTTTCTGGGATCCTCTACCCTCTTGTCCCAGGCAAACATGCAAGATGTCGAAGCAGCCTAA